The Streptomyces albofaciens JCM 4342 genome has a segment encoding these proteins:
- a CDS encoding transporter substrate-binding domain-containing protein translates to MRRAAALSALTCALALTATAPTTAPAAPAARPDRPSAAAHTAARPATLLDTVPRRGVLRVCTTGDYRPFTHRDPASGAYSGVDVSMARDLAASLDAKPKYVATTWAKLVDDLAAGRCDIAMGGVSVTLPRARKAAFSEPTRTDGKTPIVRCADQDRYRTLEQIDRPGTTVIVNPGGTNEQFARSVIKRATVKRHPDNTTIFDEIIAGRADVMMTDASETRYQAKIHPELCAVHPDRPFTFSEKAYAVPRADFAFKEYVDQWVHLAKHDGTYKKYEEAWMGE, encoded by the coding sequence ATGCGCCGCGCCGCCGCCCTCTCCGCCCTGACCTGCGCCCTCGCCCTCACCGCCACCGCGCCGACGACCGCTCCGGCGGCCCCGGCCGCGCGCCCGGACCGGCCGTCCGCCGCCGCGCACACCGCGGCGCGCCCCGCCACCCTCCTCGACACCGTCCCCCGCCGCGGCGTGCTCCGCGTCTGCACCACCGGTGACTACCGCCCCTTCACCCACCGCGACCCCGCGTCCGGGGCGTACAGCGGTGTGGACGTCTCCATGGCTCGCGACCTCGCCGCAAGCCTCGACGCCAAACCCAAGTACGTGGCCACTACCTGGGCAAAGCTCGTGGACGACCTGGCCGCGGGGCGCTGCGACATCGCGATGGGCGGCGTGTCGGTCACCCTCCCGCGCGCCCGCAAGGCGGCCTTCAGCGAGCCGACCCGCACGGACGGGAAAACCCCCATCGTCCGCTGCGCCGACCAGGACAGATACCGGACGCTGGAGCAGATCGACCGCCCGGGCACCACGGTGATCGTCAACCCCGGCGGCACCAACGAACAGTTCGCCCGCTCCGTCATCAAGCGCGCGACCGTCAAGCGGCACCCGGACAACACCACGATCTTCGACGAGATCATCGCCGGCCGCGCGGACGTGATGATGACCGATGCGAGCGAGACCCGCTACCAGGCCAAGATCCACCCCGAACTGTGCGCCGTACACCCCGACCGGCCCTTCACCTTCTCCGAGAAGGCGTACGCGGTACCGCGCGCGGACTTCGCGTTCAAGGAGTACGTCGACCAGTGGGTGCACCTGGCGAAGCACGACGGCACGTACAAGAAGTACGAGGAGGCGTGGATGGGGGAGTGA
- a CDS encoding ROK family glucokinase — protein MSTYRERVHRGSARATVLRTVGTRERRSHLSAPRVPTVGIDIGGTKVMAGVVDADGVILEKVRTETPDKSKSPKVVEDVITELVLDLSDRHDVHAVGIGAAGWVDAERSTVLFAPHLNWRNEPLRDRLAGRLAVPVMVDNDANTAAWAEWRFGAGRGEDHLVMITLGTGIGGAILENGAVERGKYGVAGEFGHMQVVPAGHRCPCGNRGCWEQYSSGNALVREARELAAADSPVAYNIIDRVGGRVTDITGPLITELAREGDAMCVELLQDIGQWLGVGIANLAAALDPSCFVIGGGVSAADDLLIGPARDAFRRTLTGRGYRPEARIAKAQLGPEAGMVGAADLARLVARRFRRANRRRVERYERYERSGRR, from the coding sequence ATGAGCACGTACCGGGAGCGGGTGCACCGAGGATCCGCCAGAGCGACCGTGCTGCGCACGGTGGGCACCCGCGAGCGGCGCTCCCACCTGAGCGCGCCCCGTGTGCCGACCGTCGGCATCGACATCGGCGGGACGAAGGTGATGGCCGGCGTCGTCGACGCGGACGGCGTGATCCTGGAGAAGGTCCGCACCGAGACGCCCGACAAGTCCAAGAGCCCCAAGGTCGTCGAGGACGTCATCACCGAACTGGTGCTGGACCTCTCCGACCGGCACGATGTGCACGCGGTGGGCATCGGCGCGGCCGGCTGGGTGGACGCCGAGCGCAGCACCGTCCTCTTCGCCCCCCACCTGAACTGGCGCAACGAGCCGCTGCGGGACCGCCTCGCGGGCCGGCTGGCGGTCCCCGTCATGGTCGACAACGACGCCAACACGGCCGCCTGGGCCGAGTGGCGCTTCGGCGCGGGCCGCGGCGAGGACCACCTCGTCATGATCACGCTCGGTACGGGCATCGGCGGCGCGATCCTGGAGAACGGCGCGGTCGAGCGCGGCAAGTACGGCGTGGCCGGCGAGTTCGGCCATATGCAGGTGGTCCCCGCCGGGCACCGCTGCCCCTGCGGCAACCGCGGCTGCTGGGAGCAGTACAGCTCCGGCAACGCGCTGGTCCGCGAGGCCCGCGAGCTGGCCGCCGCGGACTCCCCGGTCGCGTACAACATCATCGACCGGGTCGGCGGCCGCGTCACCGACATCACCGGGCCGCTCATCACCGAGCTGGCCCGCGAGGGCGACGCCATGTGCGTCGAGCTGCTCCAGGACATCGGCCAGTGGCTGGGCGTCGGCATCGCCAATCTGGCCGCCGCGCTGGATCCTTCCTGCTTCGTGATCGGCGGCGGCGTCAGCGCCGCCGACGACCTGCTGATCGGCCCGGCCCGGGACGCCTTCCGGCGCACCCTGACCGGCCGCGGCTACCGCCCCGAGGCCCGGATCGCCAAGGCGCAGCTGGGCCCGGAGGCCGGTATGGTCGGCGCCGCCGACCTGGCCCGCCTGGTGGCCCGCCGCTTCCGGCGCGCCAACCGTCGCCGCGTGGAACGCTATGAGCGGTACGAACGATCGGGCCGGCGATGA
- a CDS encoding ATP-binding cassette domain-containing protein: MSTPEGTPDGTRDAVAAADEQRDAAVVTDGPRDAPAAAEGAPPLVELTDVSKFYGNVKALEGVSLEVHAGEITCVLGDNGAGKSTLIKIIAGLHQHDGGSFAIEGEPARLSSPREALDRGIATVYQDLAVVPLMPVWRNFFLGSEPTKGAGPFKRLDVQLMRETTRAELLRMGIDLRDVDQPIGTLSGGERQCVAIARAVYFGAKVLVLDEPTAALGVKQSGVVLKYVAAARDAGLGVVLITHNPHHAYLVGDRFVLLKRGTMAGRHTKREIALEELTRQMAGGSELEQLSHELARAPEPGHLGGHPTH, from the coding sequence ATGAGCACCCCGGAGGGCACCCCGGACGGGACGCGGGACGCGGTGGCCGCGGCGGACGAACAGCGGGACGCGGCGGTCGTGACGGACGGGCCGCGGGACGCGCCGGCGGCCGCCGAGGGCGCGCCGCCGCTGGTCGAGCTGACGGACGTCAGCAAGTTCTACGGCAACGTCAAGGCCCTGGAAGGCGTCTCGCTGGAGGTGCACGCCGGGGAGATCACCTGCGTGCTCGGCGACAACGGCGCGGGCAAGTCCACCCTCATCAAGATCATCGCGGGGCTGCACCAGCACGACGGGGGCAGCTTCGCGATCGAGGGCGAACCGGCCCGGCTGTCCTCCCCCCGCGAGGCGCTGGACCGCGGCATCGCCACCGTCTACCAGGATCTGGCGGTCGTCCCCCTGATGCCGGTCTGGCGCAATTTCTTCCTCGGCTCCGAGCCCACCAAGGGCGCCGGCCCCTTCAAGCGGCTCGACGTGCAGCTGATGCGCGAGACGACCCGCGCCGAGCTGCTGCGCATGGGCATCGACCTGCGCGACGTCGACCAGCCCATCGGCACCCTCTCCGGCGGTGAGCGGCAGTGCGTGGCCATCGCCCGCGCCGTGTACTTCGGCGCGAAGGTGCTGGTCCTGGACGAGCCGACGGCGGCGCTCGGCGTCAAGCAGTCCGGCGTCGTGCTGAAGTACGTGGCGGCCGCCCGGGACGCCGGACTCGGCGTGGTGTTGATCACCCACAACCCCCACCACGCCTACCTGGTCGGCGACCGTTTCGTCCTCCTGAAGCGCGGCACGATGGCCGGCCGCCACACCAAGCGGGAGATCGCCCTGGAGGAGCTGACGCGCCAGATGGCAGGCGGCAGCGAGCTGGAACAGCTCAGCCACGAACTGGCGCGGGCGCCCGAGCCCGGCCACCTCGGCGGCCACCCGACGCACTGA
- a CDS encoding sugar ABC transporter substrate-binding protein → MRTVREARTTTEPRAVRARAAGLLAAVAALALAAGCSGSGGKGAEDEPSGGAGVRPVDTPRMTIGMVSHAGEGDTFWDIVQNGAEQAARKDNVKFLYANDKEGGKQAELVQSYLDQKVDGLIVTLAKPQALAAVVRKAVARGVPVITVNSGGRYSAAYGALTHIGQDETVAGRAVGEELNERGRKKALCVVHEQGNVSLEDRCAGVRATFSGEVENLNVDGTNAPASQSSVQARLQSDRGIDSVFTLGAPMAAIAGKARDEAGSKARIGTFDLNPSVVGLLKKKDIDFAVDQQPYLQGYEAVDLLWLYRANGNVLGGGKPVLTGPAVVTGKDVPKLAEYTGRGTR, encoded by the coding sequence ATGCGTACCGTGCGCGAGGCCCGTACCACCACCGAGCCCCGGGCCGTCCGCGCCCGCGCGGCAGGACTCCTGGCGGCCGTCGCCGCCCTCGCCCTCGCCGCCGGGTGCAGCGGCTCCGGCGGCAAGGGCGCCGAGGACGAGCCGAGCGGCGGCGCCGGTGTCCGGCCCGTCGACACGCCCCGCATGACGATCGGCATGGTCAGCCACGCCGGCGAGGGCGACACCTTCTGGGACATCGTGCAGAACGGCGCGGAGCAGGCCGCGCGCAAGGACAACGTGAAGTTCCTGTACGCCAACGACAAGGAGGGCGGCAAGCAGGCCGAGCTGGTGCAGTCCTACCTCGACCAGAAGGTGGACGGGCTGATCGTCACGCTCGCCAAGCCGCAGGCGCTGGCGGCCGTGGTCCGCAAGGCCGTCGCGCGGGGCGTCCCGGTGATCACGGTCAACTCGGGCGGGCGGTACTCGGCCGCGTACGGCGCCCTCACCCACATCGGCCAGGACGAGACCGTGGCGGGCCGCGCCGTCGGCGAGGAGCTGAACGAGCGGGGCCGGAAGAAGGCGCTGTGCGTCGTCCACGAGCAGGGCAACGTCTCCTTGGAGGACCGCTGCGCCGGGGTGCGCGCGACCTTCTCCGGCGAGGTGGAGAACCTGAACGTGGACGGCACCAACGCACCCGCCTCCCAGTCCTCCGTCCAGGCCAGGCTCCAGTCGGACCGGGGCATCGACTCCGTCTTCACGCTCGGCGCGCCGATGGCCGCGATCGCCGGCAAGGCCCGGGACGAGGCCGGCAGCAAGGCCCGGATCGGCACTTTCGACCTGAATCCGTCCGTCGTCGGGCTCCTGAAGAAGAAGGACATCGACTTCGCCGTGGACCAGCAGCCCTACCTCCAGGGCTACGAGGCGGTGGACCTGCTGTGGCTGTACCGGGCCAACGGCAACGTCCTCGGCGGCGGCAAACCGGTGCTGACCGGCCCGGCCGTCGTCACCGGGAAGGACGTGCCGAAGCTGGCGGAGTACACCGGGCGCGGGACCCGATGA
- a CDS encoding sugar ABC transporter substrate-binding protein: MTALLAAVLAASLAGCSSTGGKRAEEARAAQTAGGKAAVNTPRWTFAMVTHSGDGDTFWDIVQNGARQAADKDNVKFVYGHDKEAQRQSQLVQSYIDQKVDGLIVTLAKPDAMKDVVARAEKAGIPVITVNSGAEVSKAFGALTHVGQDETMAGEAVGAELNERGRKKALCVLHEQGNVGHEQRCDGTKKTFKGELQKLYVEGTNMPDVQSTIEAKLQSDRDIDSVVTLGAPFAPTAVKAKEQAGSDAEIDTFDLNAKVADGLKDGSLGFAVDQQPYLQGYQAVDLLWLYKYNADVLGGGKPVFTGPQVITKKDAAALQEYTKRGTR; the protein is encoded by the coding sequence GTGACCGCGCTGCTGGCAGCGGTGCTCGCCGCGTCCCTGGCGGGATGCAGCAGCACCGGCGGCAAGCGCGCGGAGGAAGCGCGCGCCGCCCAGACCGCCGGCGGCAAGGCGGCCGTCAACACCCCCAGGTGGACCTTCGCCATGGTCACCCACTCGGGCGATGGCGACACCTTCTGGGACATCGTGCAGAACGGCGCCCGGCAGGCCGCCGACAAGGACAACGTCAAGTTCGTCTACGGGCACGACAAGGAGGCCCAGCGGCAGAGCCAGCTCGTCCAGTCCTACATCGACCAGAAGGTGGACGGGCTGATCGTCACCCTCGCCAAGCCGGACGCCATGAAGGACGTGGTCGCCCGGGCCGAGAAGGCCGGCATCCCGGTGATCACGGTCAACTCCGGCGCCGAGGTCTCCAAGGCGTTCGGCGCCCTGACCCACGTCGGCCAGGACGAGACCATGGCCGGCGAGGCGGTCGGCGCGGAGCTGAACGAGCGGGGCCGCAAGAAGGCCCTGTGCGTCCTGCACGAACAGGGCAACGTCGGCCACGAGCAGCGCTGCGACGGCACGAAGAAGACCTTCAAGGGCGAGCTGCAGAAGCTGTACGTGGAAGGCACCAACATGCCCGACGTGCAGTCCACCATCGAGGCCAAGCTCCAGTCGGACCGGGACATCGACTCCGTCGTCACCCTGGGCGCGCCGTTCGCGCCGACCGCCGTCAAGGCCAAGGAGCAGGCCGGCAGCGACGCCGAGATCGACACCTTCGACCTGAACGCGAAGGTCGCCGACGGCCTCAAGGACGGCTCCCTCGGCTTCGCCGTCGACCAGCAGCCGTACCTCCAGGGCTACCAGGCCGTCGACCTGCTGTGGCTCTACAAGTACAACGCCGATGTGCTCGGCGGCGGCAAACCGGTCTTCACCGGCCCGCAGGTGATCACCAAGAAGGACGCCGCGGCGCTGCAGGAGTACACGAAGCGGGGGACCCGATGA
- a CDS encoding class I SAM-dependent methyltransferase, whose protein sequence is MPGSKSELKSLRATKYTSSLRSVKGWERLRRSGYHTGLQVMDLWDRARGREHPLLPPRRYRRFIGNGDFLKVGREITAYMRDELGMGPGHDVLDAGCGAGRIAVPLTDMLTEGSYLGFDIVPHAIDWCARTITPRHPNFRFAHVDIHQEIYNPEGTLSSADFRFPADDAAFDLAALIGLISHLRPAEMENYLAESARVLRPGGQCFATAYLVDDAVAANIARGATAFEFTHDHGDYYVHSEEEPTYAIAYRLDHILSVAARHGLRMRRDPRPGTWGVSARRPASMDLLVLERA, encoded by the coding sequence TTGCCTGGCAGCAAGTCGGAGTTGAAGTCGCTCAGGGCGACGAAGTACACCTCGTCGCTGCGCTCGGTCAAGGGATGGGAGCGATTACGCCGCTCGGGCTACCACACCGGATTACAGGTGATGGACCTGTGGGACCGGGCGCGCGGGCGGGAGCACCCGCTGCTGCCGCCCCGGCGCTACCGCCGGTTCATCGGCAACGGGGACTTCCTCAAGGTGGGGCGCGAGATCACCGCGTACATGCGGGACGAGCTGGGCATGGGGCCCGGGCACGACGTACTGGACGCGGGGTGCGGGGCGGGACGGATCGCGGTGCCGCTCACGGACATGCTCACCGAGGGCTCGTACCTGGGCTTCGACATCGTGCCGCACGCGATCGACTGGTGCGCCCGCACCATCACCCCGCGCCACCCCAACTTCCGCTTCGCGCACGTCGACATCCACCAGGAGATCTACAACCCGGAGGGCACGCTCTCCTCGGCCGACTTCCGGTTTCCCGCCGATGACGCGGCCTTCGACCTCGCCGCGCTGATCGGGCTGATCAGCCATCTGCGCCCGGCCGAGATGGAGAACTACCTCGCGGAGTCCGCGCGGGTGCTCCGGCCCGGCGGACAGTGCTTCGCCACCGCCTACCTGGTGGACGACGCGGTCGCCGCGAACATCGCACGCGGCGCGACCGCCTTCGAATTCACGCATGATCACGGCGACTACTACGTGCACTCCGAGGAGGAGCCCACGTACGCCATCGCGTACCGGCTGGACCACATCCTGTCGGTGGCCGCGCGACACGGTCTGCGCATGCGCCGAGACCCGCGCCCGGGGACCTGGGGCGTTTCGGCGCGACGTCCGGCCTCGATGGACCTCCTGGTTCTCGAACGCGCCTGA
- a CDS encoding AAA family ATPase, whose amino-acid sequence MTDTAASAATAPDGAPGVIVISGISAAGKSTVAQALAERLPRSAHVRGDTFRRMIVNGQEHMTAEAPPEAVAQLRLRHRLAAACADAYVEAGFTAIVQDILIGEYLAEITELIKSRPLAVVVLAPDPEAVARREEKRAKTGYGPDWQPKDLDQVLRDSTPRIGLWLDTSEQTVEETVDEILKRAWTDGAVS is encoded by the coding sequence ATGACCGACACCGCCGCCTCCGCCGCCACCGCCCCCGACGGGGCCCCCGGGGTCATCGTCATCTCGGGCATCTCGGCCGCGGGCAAGTCCACCGTCGCGCAGGCCCTCGCCGAGCGCCTGCCGCGCTCGGCGCACGTGCGGGGCGACACCTTCCGCCGCATGATCGTCAACGGCCAGGAGCACATGACCGCCGAGGCCCCGCCGGAGGCCGTCGCACAGCTCCGGCTCCGGCACCGGCTGGCGGCGGCTTGCGCCGACGCCTATGTCGAGGCCGGGTTCACCGCCATCGTGCAGGACATCCTGATCGGCGAGTACCTGGCGGAGATCACCGAGCTGATCAAGAGCCGCCCGCTGGCCGTCGTCGTGCTGGCGCCCGACCCCGAGGCCGTGGCGCGGCGCGAGGAGAAGCGCGCCAAGACCGGTTACGGGCCCGACTGGCAGCCCAAGGACCTGGACCAGGTGCTCCGGGACAGCACGCCCCGCATCGGGCTGTGGCTGGACACCTCGGAGCAGACCGTCGAGGAGACGGTCGACGAGATCCTGAAGAGGGCCTGGACCGACGGCGCCGTTTCCTGA
- a CDS encoding ABC transporter permease, translating to MSTADTIVKNTGPGGGGPDERLVRRSPARRLLSRPELGAVVGAAAVFLFFSFAADTFLRASSLSTVLYASSTIGIMAVPVALLMIGGEFDLSAGVMVVSSALVSSMFSYQMTANVWVGVGVSLLVTLAIGVFNGFLLTRTKLPSFIITLGTFFMLTGLNLGFTKLIGGTVSTKSIADMEGFDSARTLFASHLSLGGVDIQITILWWIGLVALATWILLRTRAGNWIFAVGGGADAARAVGVPVTKTKIGLYMGVALAAWISGQHLLFSYDAIQSGDGVGNEFLYIIAAAVGGCLMTGGYGSAIGAAVGAFIFGMASKGIVYAQWNPDWYKFFLGAMLLLATLLNAWVRKRAEATK from the coding sequence ATGAGCACCGCTGACACGATCGTCAAGAACACCGGGCCCGGAGGCGGCGGGCCGGACGAGCGGCTGGTGCGCCGGTCGCCGGCGCGGCGCCTGCTGAGCCGCCCCGAGCTGGGCGCGGTGGTCGGCGCCGCGGCGGTCTTCCTCTTCTTCTCCTTCGCCGCCGACACCTTCCTGCGCGCCTCCAGCCTCTCGACCGTGCTGTACGCGTCGTCCACCATCGGGATCATGGCGGTGCCGGTGGCGCTGCTGATGATCGGCGGCGAGTTCGACCTGTCGGCCGGTGTCATGGTCGTCAGCTCGGCGCTCGTCTCGTCCATGTTCAGCTATCAGATGACGGCGAACGTCTGGGTGGGTGTCGGGGTGTCCTTGCTGGTCACCCTGGCCATCGGGGTCTTCAACGGCTTTCTGCTGACCCGTACGAAGCTGCCCAGCTTCATCATCACGCTCGGCACGTTCTTCATGCTGACCGGCCTCAACCTCGGTTTCACCAAGCTGATCGGCGGCACCGTCTCGACGAAGTCCATCGCCGACATGGAGGGCTTCGACTCGGCCCGGACGCTCTTCGCGTCCCACCTGAGCCTCGGCGGCGTGGACATCCAGATCACGATCCTGTGGTGGATCGGTCTGGTCGCGCTGGCCACCTGGATCCTGCTGCGCACCCGCGCCGGCAACTGGATCTTCGCGGTGGGCGGCGGCGCGGACGCCGCGCGGGCGGTCGGCGTCCCGGTCACCAAGACCAAGATCGGCCTCTACATGGGCGTGGCGCTGGCGGCCTGGATCTCCGGGCAGCACCTGCTGTTCTCGTACGACGCGATCCAGTCCGGTGACGGCGTCGGCAACGAGTTCCTCTACATCATCGCGGCCGCGGTCGGCGGCTGCCTGATGACCGGCGGCTACGGCTCGGCGATCGGCGCCGCCGTCGGCGCCTTCATCTTCGGCATGGCCAGCAAGGGCATCGTGTACGCCCAGTGGAACCCGGACTGGTACAAGTTCTTCCTCGGGGCGATGCTGCTGCTGGCCACGCTCCTGAACGCATGGGTCCGCAAGCGGGCGGAGGCGACGAAATGA
- a CDS encoding PaaI family thioesterase, translated as MTDDVLDLDAARRALDEQPFSRLVRARITAFGGGGATLEVDVRDELRQQNGFLHGGVLAYAADNAITFAAATALGPSILTGGFSVQYLRPALGRTLRARATVVHAGRRQAVCRCDLTVVGAASEEGEDDGEVLCAVAQGTVLPVDGPGRERAVGRPGGPAGG; from the coding sequence GTGACGGACGACGTGCTGGATCTCGACGCGGCGCGGCGTGCGCTGGACGAGCAGCCGTTCAGCAGGCTGGTACGGGCGCGGATCACCGCGTTCGGGGGCGGCGGCGCGACGCTGGAGGTGGACGTACGCGACGAACTGCGCCAGCAGAACGGCTTCCTGCACGGCGGTGTGCTCGCCTACGCGGCCGACAACGCGATCACCTTCGCCGCCGCGACGGCCCTCGGCCCGTCGATTCTGACCGGCGGGTTCTCCGTCCAGTACCTGCGGCCGGCGCTGGGCCGGACCCTGCGGGCCCGCGCCACGGTGGTGCACGCCGGGCGGCGGCAGGCCGTGTGCCGCTGTGACCTGACCGTGGTCGGCGCTGCGTCGGAGGAGGGCGAGGACGACGGCGAGGTGCTGTGTGCGGTGGCGCAGGGGACGGTGCTGCCGGTCGACGGGCCGGGCAGGGAGCGGGCCGTCGGCCGCCCCGGGGGACCGGCCGGCGGCTGA
- a CDS encoding GntR family transcriptional regulator, with product MDRSSPVPLYFQLSQQLETAIETGKLAPGSLLGNEIELAGRLGLSRPTVRQAIQSLVDKGLLVRRRGIGTQVVHSQVKRPLELSSLYDDLEAAGQKPATRVLLNTVTEATAEVAAALGIAEGAEVALVERLRFTHGEPVAHLRNHLPAGLLDLSTERLEETGLYRLMRGAGITLHSARQAVGARAATAGEGERLGEPEGAPLLTMQRTTFDDTGRAVEFGSHVYRASRYAFEFQLLVRP from the coding sequence GTGGACCGGAGCAGTCCGGTCCCGCTGTACTTCCAGCTGTCCCAGCAGCTGGAGACGGCCATCGAGACCGGCAAGCTGGCGCCGGGCAGTCTGCTCGGCAACGAGATCGAGCTGGCCGGGCGCCTCGGACTGTCCCGGCCGACCGTCCGCCAGGCCATCCAGTCGCTGGTCGACAAGGGACTGCTGGTGCGGCGCCGCGGCATCGGTACGCAGGTCGTGCACAGCCAGGTCAAGCGCCCGCTGGAGCTGAGCAGCCTCTACGACGACCTGGAGGCCGCCGGGCAGAAGCCCGCCACCCGGGTGCTCCTGAACACCGTCACCGAGGCCACCGCCGAGGTCGCCGCCGCGCTCGGGATCGCGGAGGGCGCCGAGGTGGCGCTCGTCGAGCGGCTGCGCTTCACGCACGGTGAGCCCGTCGCCCACCTGCGCAACCACCTTCCCGCCGGGCTGCTCGACCTCAGCACCGAGCGGCTGGAGGAAACCGGTCTGTACCGCCTGATGCGGGGGGCCGGGATCACACTGCACAGCGCCCGCCAGGCCGTCGGCGCGCGCGCCGCCACGGCCGGGGAGGGCGAGCGGCTCGGCGAGCCGGAGGGTGCCCCGCTGCTGACGATGCAGCGTACGACCTTCGACGACACCGGCCGCGCGGTCGAGTTCGGCTCGCACGTCTACCGGGCCTCGCGGTACGCCTTCGAGTTCCAGCTGCTCGTACGGCCCTGA
- a CDS encoding AAA family ATPase, whose translation MGQGPAVRPRGVVDLRGAEDVPAVLTYPARALVVVSGLPGSGKSTLMRRLSRTAAVIDPRMTHVACEAVMPDWLPYAVYRPWARWRYFRWLRGEVRSGGPLLVHDCGGRPWMRRWLARSAGRQGRELHLVVLDVGVAEALSGQEARGRWAPRRAFARHRKGLDRLLRALSAPGVTPPSAPRAAGTADTASPPAPSLVEQPAGPTASPPHPVREAASVVLLDRRSREHIAGVEFVAASAAGRLPRQTAGTAPVGP comes from the coding sequence GTGGGCCAGGGACCGGCCGTCCGGCCGCGTGGTGTGGTGGACCTGCGGGGCGCGGAGGACGTACCCGCGGTGCTGACGTATCCTGCGCGGGCGCTGGTGGTGGTCTCCGGATTGCCCGGCAGCGGTAAGAGCACCCTGATGCGCCGTCTGTCCCGGACCGCGGCCGTCATCGATCCGCGCATGACCCACGTCGCCTGTGAAGCGGTGATGCCGGACTGGCTGCCGTACGCGGTGTACCGGCCCTGGGCGCGGTGGAGGTACTTCCGGTGGCTGCGCGGGGAGGTGCGCAGCGGCGGGCCCTTGCTGGTGCACGACTGCGGCGGCCGGCCGTGGATGCGCCGATGGCTGGCCCGGAGCGCCGGACGCCAAGGCCGTGAACTGCACCTCGTCGTGCTGGACGTGGGGGTGGCCGAGGCGCTGTCCGGCCAGGAGGCCCGGGGCCGGTGGGCACCGCGACGCGCCTTCGCCCGGCACCGCAAGGGCCTGGACCGGCTGCTACGGGCACTGTCCGCACCGGGCGTGACACCACCCTCCGCGCCGCGCGCCGCCGGCACGGCCGATACCGCCTCACCACCCGCCCCCAGCCTCGTGGAACAGCCGGCCGGGCCGACGGCTTCCCCGCCCCACCCGGTACGGGAAGCGGCATCCGTGGTGTTGCTGGACCGCCGTTCACGAGAGCACATAGCGGGCGTGGAATTCGTCGCCGCATCGGCAGCCGGGCGCCTTCCTCGGCAGACTGCCGGAACCGCACCGGTCGGGCCGTGA